One Rhodococcus jostii RHA1 DNA segment encodes these proteins:
- a CDS encoding ATP-dependent nuclease translates to MGHEKNVKSLAGKYDTSNRYSNFGPILQSIEISGFRGIQHLELDLKSPITAISGLNGTGKSTIAQLMSCGYKKASTAALSRYYVKDFFPISAADPEPFSTIAKVVFSYCVERGAEAQKVTVSRKESQWSGYKRQPERACYYVGFTQFIPKVERRDFSVYGAHELTLGVSTELSEEASENIAKILSLPYENLDFTEVSHKDRTMQLAMAVRRGKRYSENHMGFGEGRVVYMVTAMESAPLQSLFVLEEPETSLHGDAQRRLARYLVDVCSRRGHQIVMTTHSSAILSQLNRKSVIYLRRDREGGLTATTGLSTYQIDSYLQSEDRSSNGSTICVEDQFAKCFATEILRICNADLLGGCNFITIGGGQEIPKAVELLRDAGLRAVGITDGDMNLKGEYISRLPGTIPPERLVFGDPAVASHFDERYRLDLDEVLASIDDHHDFSLAIARHASVEANVIATESCMAYVAAREPSEFDELTNFLTKTLGDRR, encoded by the coding sequence ATGGGCCACGAAAAGAACGTCAAAAGTTTAGCCGGAAAGTATGATACGTCAAATCGGTATTCCAACTTCGGGCCAATTCTACAGTCCATTGAGATAAGTGGATTTCGCGGAATTCAACACTTGGAACTTGATCTCAAATCTCCCATAACCGCTATCTCCGGATTAAATGGCACCGGAAAAAGCACCATCGCACAGCTGATGAGCTGTGGGTACAAAAAGGCGAGCACGGCTGCCCTAAGTCGCTACTATGTCAAAGATTTCTTCCCAATTTCTGCAGCCGATCCAGAGCCATTCTCAACGATTGCGAAAGTTGTATTCTCATATTGCGTGGAACGCGGCGCGGAAGCGCAGAAGGTCACTGTTAGCCGGAAGGAAAGTCAATGGTCGGGATATAAAAGACAACCTGAGCGCGCATGTTATTATGTAGGATTTACGCAATTTATCCCAAAGGTAGAACGCCGGGATTTCTCGGTCTACGGTGCACATGAACTGACGCTTGGTGTCTCGACCGAATTGTCAGAAGAGGCTTCCGAAAACATCGCAAAGATTCTCTCACTTCCATACGAGAATCTTGACTTTACTGAAGTATCCCACAAGGATCGAACTATGCAGTTAGCTATGGCTGTCAGGAGGGGTAAGCGCTACTCCGAGAACCATATGGGTTTCGGAGAAGGCCGGGTCGTGTACATGGTCACTGCAATGGAGTCCGCTCCGCTGCAAAGCCTCTTCGTTCTAGAGGAACCTGAGACCTCCTTGCACGGTGACGCGCAACGGAGATTGGCGCGCTATCTTGTAGACGTTTGCAGCAGACGGGGTCATCAAATAGTTATGACCACGCACAGCAGCGCTATTCTAAGTCAACTGAACCGAAAGTCAGTGATCTATCTTCGACGAGATCGCGAGGGCGGCCTGACTGCGACCACTGGCCTGAGTACGTATCAGATCGACTCTTATCTGCAAAGCGAAGATCGATCCAGTAACGGAAGCACGATTTGTGTGGAAGATCAGTTCGCGAAATGTTTCGCTACAGAGATCCTTAGAATCTGCAATGCGGACCTGCTTGGTGGATGCAACTTCATCACAATTGGAGGAGGACAGGAGATTCCAAAAGCGGTTGAGTTGCTCCGCGACGCAGGTCTGCGGGCTGTTGGAATTACCGACGGGGACATGAATCTCAAGGGCGAATATATTTCGCGTCTTCCTGGGACAATTCCGCCAGAGCGACTCGTCTTTGGCGACCCGGCCGTAGCATCACACTTCGATGAACGTTATCGACTTGACTTGGACGAGGTGCTTGCGTCGATTGACGATCATCATGACTTCTCATTGGCGATTGCTCGCCACGCGTCAGTGGAAGCGAACGTCATTGCCACTGAATCCTGCATGGCTTACGTTGCCGCACGTGAGCCCAGCGAGTTTGATGAGCTCACCAACTTCCTGACCAAGACGCTAGGCGACCGCCGGTAG